Proteins co-encoded in one Malus sylvestris chromosome 9, drMalSylv7.2, whole genome shotgun sequence genomic window:
- the LOC126582169 gene encoding uncharacterized protein LOC126582169 — translation MKSDTHIDYAVFQLSPKHSRCELFVYSDGNTEKLASGSVKPFVTHLKVVEEQVALAIQSIKLEVDKRKYTETWFTKGTLERFVRFVSTPEVLELVNIFDAEMSQLEAAWRIYSQGMGGHHAGALGGDGTGTTAAADATKKELLRAIDVRLVAVRQDLTTACARASAAGFNPDTVSELQHFADQFGAHRLNEACSKFISLCQRRSDVISQWKPSADDRAVRSSCESDMSIDGLTENSSGPHNQPQNRQEQLEDPLKPSTCQQPEFLNANFPTQQRNSVTEKDKEEGKAKVEKKVESQTESTTPLGVSQPGRRLSVQDRISLFENKQKESSGGGSGGKSVVAKPGELRRLSSDVLSAKPGELKRLSSDVSSAPAVAEKAVLRRWSGASDMSIDLSGEKKETESPLCTPSSSSASHLFSQTKVAANTISAVTVDKDQKGSTDSTDICKVEGRSASGRVGDVELKDEAEGQTRVGVFVGKEEVGSKAKKEQVGSHTQSRTSSGRTEQVGLSDQGIYSDSEESSGFKDQSGSETQSKGFSGRTEVVGGKNLVGGAISGGGFGSRVEDSRPRDQPMTQLLPRGYQGHSRSFSGQFEGGVGRKLEEASSAQLKGFEGDQLPPQPLFRSFSGEIGEVGKVDCTSSDKKHIRTEDSGAQKMRFQKPGSASREQIKKPQGRRDESNSGQESKLDFTGDKVLRNEESFATIPTTPVEQVQRVRQTKGNQELNDELKMKANELEKLFAEHKLRIPGDLSSSARRSKPVDAKKKEQAVSSQNRKPAAEEIAPAQFPAANTVLEPMGSSSEMENFNTTPPMKIAGIQDYGDNLRQKFSEPGFSLDSKGKFYERYMQKRDAKLREEWVCKREEKEAKLKAMEDSLEKSKAELKAKFSGSADRQDSASSARRRADKLRSFNFGSSMKREQPIDSIHWEKDEDLSEFPGQKLYGEDRFSNEASLGDGASRSIQNKKLFPNRNLPSSIPWTPTAPAPRSSGKVSNLSSGRRRPELENPLAQSVPNFPDLRKENTKPSSGVSKPAVSKIPARSQVKSFSRSKSTSEEIMAKEEKPQRSQSLRKSSANPVELNNLSSLHSDGVVLVPFDEEQTKHDSYDKFAKYMESKSFFRKSNGIGTGSGVSFSKLKGSISSDSLTNEEVEGEDSIDTAKEEEEEEELENGVDMDMVVEDGDDMDVDNGKRRPSQDSERSDNVDSVRSLSQVDLASMAELPAAAPSTFHTLGSLPDSPGESPISWNLHVHHSFSYPHEASDVDASVDFPIGSPASWNSHGLTQIDVDAARMRKKWGSAQKPILATNSSQNQSRKDVTKGFKRLLKFGRKSRGTDNMSDWISATTSEGDDDTEDGRDPANRLSEDFRKSRMGFTQGPDDSFNESEFNEQVQALRTSIPAPPVNFKLRDNHLSGSSLKAPRSFFSLSSFRSKGSDSKLR, via the exons ATGAAATCTGATACTCATATTGATTATGCAGTATTCCAATTGTCACCAAAGCACTCACG ATGTGAATTGTTTGTTTATAGTGATGGGAACACTGAGAAACTTGCTTCTGGTTCAGTTAAGCCATTTGTTACTCATTTAAAAGTTGTAGAAGAGCAGGTTGCACTTGCAATTCAGTCGATCAAACTTGAGGTTGACAAACGTAAATATACTGAGACATGGTTCACAAAAGGAACGCTTGAAAG GTTTGTGCGGTTTGTTAGCACACCTGAGGTGCTGGAACTGGTCAATATATTTGATGCTGAGATGTCCCAGTTGGAGGCGGCATGGAGAATATATTCTCAG GGGATGGGAGGTCATCATGCTGGCGCATTAG GTGGGGATGGAACAGGTACCACAGCAGCAGCAGATGCAACAAA GAAGGAGCTTTTGAGGGCTATTGATGTACGACTTGTTGCAGTTAGGCAGGATTTAACCACAGCTTGTGCTCGTGCATCTGCGGCTGGTTTCAACCCTGATACAGTCTCTGAACTACAACACTTTGCCGATCAGTTTGGTGCCCATCGCTTAAA CGAAGCTTGCAGCAAATTCATCTCGCTATGCCAAAGAAGATCCGACGTGATCTCCCAATGGAAGCCAAGTGCGGACGACAGAGCTGTTAGATCCTCATGTGAGTCTGACATGTCCATTGATGGCCTCACTGAAAACTCGTCTGGGCCCCACAACCAACCCCAAAATAGGCAGGAGCAACTAGAAGACCCTTTAAAGCCCTCCACGTGTCAACAACCCGAGTTCCTCAACGCCAACTTCCCTACACAACAACGGAACAGCGTAACTGAGAAAGACAAAGAGGAAGGCAAGGCCAAGGTGGAGAAGAAGGTTGAATCCCAGACCGAGTCGACGACTCCTTTGGGTGTGAGTCAACCCGGGAGGCGGCTCAGCGTCCAGGACCGTATCAGCCTCTTTGAGAATAAACAGAAGGAGAGTTCTGGAGGTGGCAGTGGTGGAAAGTCGGTTGTTGCCAAACCTGGGGAGCTCAGAAGGCTCTCCTCTGACGTGTTGTCTGCCAAACCTGGGGAGCTCAAAAGGCTCTCCTCTGATGTGTCGTCTGCACCTGCTGTTGCAGAGAAGGCCGTGCTACGAAGATGGAGTGGTGCCAGTGACATGAGCATTGATTTGAGCGGGGAGAAGAAAGAAACGGAGAGCCCCTTGTGCACACCATCGTCTTCCTCTGCTTCTCATTTATTTTCTCAGACAAAGGTGGCGGCGAATACAATATCTGCTGTGACTGTGGATAAGGACCAGAAGGGGTCAACTGACTCGACAGATATTTGTAAGGTTGAGGGAAGGAGTGCTTCTGGTAGAGTTGGTGATGTTGAGCTGAAAGATGAAGCTGAGGGGCAGACTCGGGTTGGGGTTTTTGTAGGAAAGGAGGAGGTGGGTTCAAAGGCAAAGAAGGAGCAGGTGGGTTCTCATACTCAATCCAGGACTTCTAGTGGAAGAACAGAGCAGGTTGGGTTAAGTGATCAAGGGATTTATTCGGATAGCGAAGAAAGCAGTGGTTTTAAGGATCAATCAGGTTCTGAGACACAGTCCAAGGGTTTTTCAGGTCGGACAGAGGTTGTTGGAGGGAAGAACCTGGTTGGGGGTGCAATATCTGGTGGTGGGTTTGGAAGTAGGGTAGAGGATTCTAGACCGAGAGATCAGCCAATGACTCAGTTACTTCCTAGGGGTTACCAGGGTCATTCCCGATCTTTCTCAGGGCAGTTTGAGGGTGGTGTTGGACGAAAACTTGAAGAAGCTTCTTCAGCACAGCTCAAAGGGTTTGAGGGTGATCAACTCCCTCCCCAGCCTCTTTTTAGATCTTTTTCTGGAGAAATTGGGGAGGTGGGTAAAGTTGACTGCACATCATCTGATAAGAAACACATTAGAACGGAAGATTCTGGAGCTCAGAAAATGAGATTCCAGAAACCGGGTTCTGCCAGTCGCGAACAAATTAAGAAGCCACAGGGAAGGAGAGATGAAAGCAATAGTGGTCAAGAAAGCAAGTTGGATTTTACAGGTGACAAAGTTTTAAGGAATGAAGAGAGCTTTGCTACAATACCGACAACACCAGTCGAGCAAGTTCAGAGAGTTAGACAGACCAAGGGAAATCAAGAGCTCAATGATGAGCTCAAAATGAAGGCGAATGAGCTTGAAAAGCTTTTTGCAGAGCACAAGCTTCGGATTCCTGGGGATCTGTCTAGTTCTGCTCGAAGAAGCAAGCCCGTGGATGCAAAGAAGAAGGAACAGGCAGTAAGTTCACAAAACAGAAAACCAGCAGCGGAGGAGATTGCTCCTGCACAATTTCCTGCGGCTAACACAGTGTTGGAACCAATGGGTAGCTCTAGTGAGATGGAAAATTTCAATACTACTCCACCAATGAAGATAGCCGGTATCCAAGATTACGGTGATAATCTGAGGCAAAAATTTTCAGAGCCTGGTTTCTCTCTTGATTCTAAAGGAAAATTCTATGAGAGGTACATGCAAAAAAGAGATGCTAAACTGAGAGAAGAATGGGTTTGTAAAAGAGAAGAGAAGGAAGCCAAGTTGAAGGCCATGGAAGATAGCCTTGAGAAAAGTAAGGCAGAATTAAAAGCCAAGTTTTCAGGGTCAGCAGACAGACAGGATTCAGCATCTAGTGCTCGTAGGCGTGCAGACAAGCTGAGATCATTCAATTTTGGATCTAGTATGAAGAGGGAGCAG CCAATAGATTCCATTCATTGGGAGAAGGATGAGGATCTCTCTGAATTTCCAGGCCAAAAATTGTACGGAGAAGATAGGTTCTCTAACGAGGCATCTTTAGGAGACGGTGCTTCTAGAAGCATTCAAAATAAAAAGCTTTTTCCCAATAGAAATTTGCCTTCGTCCATCCCCTGGACACCAACTGCACCAGCTCCACGGTCATCAGGCAAAGTTTCCAACCTTAGTTCAGGTCGGCGAAGACCAGAGTTAGAAAATCCTCTAGCACAGTCAGTTCCCAACTTTCCTGATCTcaggaaagaaaacacaaagCCCTCTTCTGGAGTTAGCAAACCAGCTGTTAGCAAAATACCTGCTCGTTCACAGGTCAAAAGCTTTTCCCGCAGCAAGAGCACTAGTGAAGAGATAATGGCCAAGGAAGAGAAGCCACAACGTTCTCAGTCCTTGAGGAAAAGCTCTGCAAATCCTGTAGAACTGAACAACTTATCTTCTCTACACTCTGATGGGGTTGTCTTGGTACCATTTGATGAAGAGCAAACCAAGCACGATTCCTATGATAAATTTGCTAAATATATGGAGTCGAAGTCATTTTTTAGGAAGAGTAATGGCATAGGCACTGGTTCTGGAGTTAGTTTTTCCAAGCTGAAAGGATCCATTTCTTCTGATTCTTTAACAAATGAAGAAGTTGAGGGAGAAGATTCAATTGACACagccaaggaagaagaagaagaggaagagctTGAAAATGGTGTTGATATGGATATGGTAGTTGAAGATGgtgatgatatggatgtggATAATGGGAAACGAAGACCGAGCCAGGATTCTGAAAGGTCTGATAACGTCGATTCCGTAAGATCTCTTTCTCAAGTGGACCTTGCTTCAATGGCTGAATTGCCTGCGGCTGCACCCTCAACATTTCATACTTTGGGGTCTCTACCAGACTCACCTGGGGAAAGCCCCATTTCATGGAACTTGCACGTGCATCATTCCTTTTCCTACCCTCACGAGGCCTCAGATGTTGATGCCTCAGTAGACTTCCCAATTGGGAGCCCTGCTTCTTGGAATTCTCATGGTCTTACCCAAATAGATGTTGATGCAGCTCGGATGAGAAAGAAATGGGGAAGTGCTCAGAAACCTATCCTTGCTACCAATTCATCTCAAAATCAGTCACGTAAGGATGTGACAAAAGGATTTAAACGGTTATTAAAGTTTGGAAGAAAAAGTCGGGGGACAGATAATATGAGTGACTGGATCTCTGCTACGACTTCTGAAGGGGATGATGATACAGAAGATGGGCGAGATCCTGCAAACCGATTATCAGAAGATTTTAGGAAGTCAAGAATGGGATTCACGCAGGGTCCTGATGACAGCTTCAATGAAAGCGAGTTCAATGAACAGG TACAAGCGTTACGGACCTCTATCCCGGCACCTCCAGTGAACTTTAAGCTGAGGGACAATCATTTATCGGGAAGCTCGTTGAAAG CTCCGCGGTCATTCTTCTCACTCTCATCATTCCGAAGCAAGGGAAGCGACTCAAAGCTGAGGTAA
- the LOC126583908 gene encoding ABC transporter B family member 19-like, with translation MAGIDSSFDFEQSSSSHRPPRHPTPFSSNSQFTQSRTPGSQRSRHTTPPTTPFAADNDKSWQGEISWQFEPTGWSDTRNLGSVLSPWATASTSSEAHIVRRSANYYYLSRTSRRAARNNPNYNSVPDGRLELQSYVAPPRVNNGNGNINLNNNSESSLMFANSSYGAQHKKPPRLEKIKELGSGNYSGSGPLARKNVLGLIDYDHPPIRAEDDASKVLGHGMSHNLGHDLGGHFYDHGHHSHHGTSKIIGHDDYGRGSSHVGHNHHLHGYDDHAWQSTVSGHHNGGVDGYADSDQGLGYDEEDDEEEDAVPPKQVGLLSLFKYSTKWDMVLVFLGCIGALINGGSLPWYSFLFGTFVNKIAIESKYADKTQMMDDIETIALDMVGLAAIVVVGAYMEITCWRMVGERSAQRIRREYLRAVLRQDISFFDTEIAAGDIMHGISSDVAQIQEVMGEKMAHFIHHICTFICGYTVGFLKSWKISLVVLSVIPLMMFCGIAYKAVYVGLATKEEVSYRKAGNVAEQAISSIRTVFSFVAEDLLAERYADLLNKLVPFGARIGFAKGAGVGVIYLVSYSTWALAFWYGSILVSKGEISGGAAIACFFGVNVGGRGLALSLSYFAQFSQGTVAAGRVFEIIDRVPEIDPYSSVGRTLPSTRGRIEFKGVSFSYPSRMDAPILHSLSLVIPSSKSVALVGASGGGKSTIFALIERFYDPNQGTITLDGHDLRTLQVKWLRDQIGMVGQEPVLFATSILENVLMGKENATKKEAISACIAANANSFISGLPQGYDTQVGDRGTLLSGGQKQRIALARAMIKDPRILLLDEPTSALDPESEAAVQKAIDKISSGRTSIVIAHRLSTVRNSHTIVVLDSGSVVEIGNHRQLMEKAGAYYSLVELAADGVTKPLLKQNDNQKVTQFSVSDMHDLSRSPFAQEKSQVEEKDVQKQKPKKVRLLDIWLLQRPEVPMLLVGFFLGMNGGAILSIFPFILGLALEIYFDNDPSKINKKIDPLCLALVGLGLGNILLMTGQQGLCGWAGTKLTLRVRKLLFRSILKQEPGWFDSEENSKAVLVSRLSVDSVSFRSVHIDRLSVLLMGLSSAIVGLGLSLWINKWLTLLAAALTPLTLGASYLSLIINLGPKLDNDAYAKASNIASGAVSNIRTVTTFSAQQQLVKSFERALLGPKRKSVKRSQIMGLTLGFSQGVMYGAYTLTLWFGGYLVKEGKASFGDVYQIFLILVLSSFSVGQLAGLAPDTSMASTAIPAVFDIITRKPLISSSREKERKLDRSKPLDIQFKMVTFAYPSRPDVTVLSDFCLKVKGGSTVALAGGSGSGKSTVIWLIQRFYDPIQGKVMMGGVDLREINLKWLRRQIALVGQEPTLFAGTMRENIAFGNPNASWSEIEDAAREAYIHNFISSLPQGYETQVGESGTQLSGGQKQRIAIARAILKKSKVLLLDEASSALDLESERHIQEALKKISKRATTIIVAHRLSTIREADMIAVMSNGAITEYGSHDALMASHLNGVYASLVRAETEANAF, from the exons ATGGCTGGTATAGACTCCTCCTTCGATTTCGAACAATCCTCCTCCAGTCACCGCCCGCCACGCCACCCCACGCCCTTTAGCTCCAACTCCCAGTTTACCCAAAGCCGAACCCCTGGCAGCCAGAGGTCCCGCCACACCACGCCCCCCACGACTCCATTTGCCGCAGACAACGATAAGTCGTGGCAGGGCGAGATTTCGTGGCAGTTTGAGCCAACCGGGTGGAGCGACACGCGAAATTTGGGCTCAGTTTTGAGCCCATGGGCCACGGCAAGCACATCCTCCGAGGCCCACATAGTTCGCCGCTCCGCCAATTACTACTACCTCTCAAGAACTAGCAGACGCGCTGCCAGGAATAACCCAAATTACAATTCTGTCCCTGATGGCAGGCTTGAGCTTCAAAGCTATGTTGCTCCTCCTAGGGTTAATAATGGGAATGGCAACATTAATTTGAATAATAATAGTGAGAGTTCTTTAATGTTTGCAAATAGTAGCTATGGTGCACAACATAAAAAGCCCCCAAGATTGGAAAAAATAAAGGAGTTGGGAAGTGGGAATTATAGCGGAAGTGGTCCATTAGCTAGAAAAAATGTGCTCGGTCTGATCGACTATGATCATCCACCAATCCGGGCAGAAGATGACGCATCCAAAGTTTTGGGTCATGGGATGTCACATAATTTGGGTCATGACCTTGGTGGTCATTTTTACGATCATGGCCATCACAGTCATCATGGTACGTCGAAAATTATAGGACACGATGACTATGGTCGCGGGTCGTCACATGTGGGAcataatcatcatcttcacGGTTATGATGATCATGCATGGCAATCAACAGTCTCTGGCCACCATAACGGTGGCGTTGATGGGTATGCAGATAGCGATCAAGGTTTGGGTTACGAtgaagaggatgatgaagaagaagatgccGTGCCACCAAAGCAAGTAGGGTTGCTCAGCTTGTTCAAGTATTCAACAAAGTGGGATATGGTTCTTGTGTTTCTGGGATGCATTGGTGCTCTTATTAATGGAGGGTCTCTTCCATGGTACTCGTTTCTTTTCGGAACGTTTGTGAACAAGATTGCTATTGAATCAAAGTACGCTGACAAGACTCAGATGATGGATGATATCGAAACG ATAGCCCTGGATATGGTTGGATTAGCAGCAATAGTTGTAGTTGGAGCATACATGG AGATTACCTGCTGGAGAATGGTAGGGGAGAGATCTGCTCAAAGAATAAGAAGAGAATATCTAAGAGCAGTTCTACGGCAGGACATTAGCTTTTTCGACACAGAGATCGCCGCCGGCGACATTATGCATGGAATTTCTAGTGATGTTGCTCAAATCCAAGAAGTTATGGGGGAGAAG ATGGCACATTTCATTCACCACATATGTACTTTCATATGTGGATACACAGTTGGATTTCTGAAGTCATGGAAGATCTCTCTGGTAGTCCTCTCAGTCATACCACTGATGATGTTCTGTGGTATCGCTTACAAAGCGGTTTATGTTGGCCTCGCTACGAAAGAAGAG GTTTCTTACCGTAAAGCTGGTAATGTAGCCGAGCAAGCGATCAGTTCAATCAGAACTGTGTTTTCCTTTGTTGCAGAGGATCTTCTGGCTGAAAGATACGCAGATTTATTGAACAAAttggtgccttttggagcaaggATCGGCTTCGCTAAGGGTGCTGGAGTGGGAGTTATCTATCTGGTTTCGTATTCAACATGGGCGTTGGCTTTCTGGTATGGCAGTATTTTGGTTTCTAAGGGAGAGATCTCTGGAGGCGCCGCCATTGCTTGTTTCTTCGGCGTCAATGTTGGGGGAAG GGGCTTGGCGTTGTCCCTATCATACTTCGCTCAGTTTTCACAAGGTACAGTAGCAGCGGGCCGGGTATTTGAAATTATAGATAGAGTTCCGGAGATAGACCCCTACAGCTCAGTAGGCAGGACCCTGCCGAGTACTCGAGGAAGGATTGAATTTAAAGGCGTTTCTTTCTCATACCCGTCTCGTATGGATGCTCCGATTCTTCATTCCCTGAGTCTGGTTATCCCATCTTCGAAGAGTGTAGCACTTGTTGGCGCTAGCGGAGGTGGAAAGTCCACCATTTTCGCTCTTATAGAGAGGTTCTATGACCCTAACCAAG GTACAATCACATTGGATGGTCATGATTTAAGGACGCTTCAGGTGAAATGGCTAAGAGATCAGATAGGTATGGTCGGCCAGGAGCCCGTACTCTTTGCCACAAGTATATTAGAAAATGTGTTAATGGGGAAGGAGAATGCCACCAAGAAGGAAGCGATTTCCGCCTGCATTGCTGCCAATGCCAACAGCTTCATTTCTGGCCTTCCACAAGGCTATGACACTCAG GTTGGAGACAGAGGAACACTGCTGTCAGGAGGTCAGAAGCAAAGAATCGCATTGGCTCGAGCGATGATCAAAGACCCTAGAATCCTTCTCTTGGATGAACCTACCAGCGCCTTAGACCCTGAATCCGAGGCTGCAGTCCAAAAGGCTATTGACAAGATCTCCTCAGGCCGAACATCGATTGTAATTGCTCACAGGCTATCGACAGTAAGAAATTCTCACACCATCGTTGTTCTTGACTCTGGCTCTGTGGTTGAGATTGGTAATCATCGCCAGCTCAtggaaaaagcaggtgcctacTATAGCCTTGTTGAGCTTGCCGCTGATGGTGTAACAAAACCTTTGTTGAAACAAAATGATAATCAGAAAGTTACTCAGTTTTCAGTGTCTGATATGCATGATTTGTCAAGATCGCCATTCGCTCAAGAGAAAAGCCAAGTAGAGGAGAAAGatgtccaaaaacaaaaaccaaaaaaggtTAGACTTTTGGATATATGGTTGTTACAAAGACCAGAGGTTCCAATGCTCTTAGTAGGGTTCTTCTTGGGTATGAATGgaggtgcaattttgtctatCTTTCCTTTTATTCTCGGCCTAGCCCTCGAAATATATTTCGATAATGACCCatcaaaaattaacaaaaaaattgaccCTCTTTGTTTAGCACTTGTTGGGCTTGGCCTTGGGAACATACTCTTAATGACAGGACAACAAGGGTTGTGTGGCTGGGCTGGAACAAAACTCACATTGAGAGTGCGAAAGCTCCTGTTTCGTTCCATACTAAAACAAGAGCCTGGTTGGTTTGACTCCGAAGAAAATTCGAAAGCAGTTCTGGTCTCGAGGCTCTCAGTTGATTCTGTCAGTTTTCGTTCAGTCCATATTGATCGATTATCAGTCTTGTTGATGGGTTTGAGTTCAGCCATCGTGGGACTTGGTTTGTCCCTTTGGATTAATAAGTGGCTAACTCTTTTGGCTGCTGCTCTCACTCCTTTGACTCTCGGTGCAAGTTACTTGAGCTTGATCATAAATTTAGGGCCAAAACTCGACAATGATGCTTATGCGAAAGCGAGCAACATTGCTTCTGGTGCTGTTTCAAACATAAGGACAGTCACAACATTTTCTGCTCAGCAACAGCTGGTTAAGTCCTTCGAAAGAGCTTTATTGGGGCCAAAGAGAAAATCCGTTAAGAGGTCACAAATCATGGGCCTAACACTAGGGTTTTCTCAAGGTGTTATGTATGGAGCATACACCTTAACCCTTTGGTTTGGTGGTTACCTTGTGAAAGAAGGCAAAGCAAGCTTCGGGGATGTGTACCAAATTTTTCTTATCCTTGTTTTGAGTTCGTTTTCTGTTGGACAATTAGCCGGTCTTGCACCGGACACATCCATGGCTTCAACAGCAATTCCAGCAGTTTTCGATATCATTACTCGCAAGCCATTAATCAGCAGCAgcagagaaaaagaaaggaagctTGACCGGTCGAAACCATTGGACATTCAATTCAAAATGGTGACATTCGCCTACCCTTCTAGGCCAGATGTGACCGTGCTGAGTGACTTTTGCTTGAAGGTCAAAGGCGGTAGCACAGTGGCATTGGCGGGCGGAAGCGGGTCCGGGAAATCGACGGTGATATGGTTAATACAGAGGTTTTATGATCCAATTCAAGGGAAGGTGATGATGGGAGGGGTGGATTTGAGGGAGATAAATCTGAAGTGGTTGAGAAGGCAAATAGCTCTAGTGGGTCAAGAGCCTACATTGTTTGCAGGCACTATGAGAGAGAATATTGCTTTTGGAAACCCTAATGCTTCATGGTCTGAAATTGAAGACGCTGCAAGGGAAGCTTATATCCACAACTTCATTAGTAGCCTCCCTCAAGGCTATGAAACTCAG GTTGGTGAGAGTGGGACCCAGCTATCTGGGGGCCAGAAGCAAAGGATTGCCATAGCAAGGGCTATACTGAAGAAATCAAAGGTACTACTTCTAGACGAAGCAAGTAGTGCACTGGATTTGGAATCAGAGAGGCACATACAAGAGGCACTTAAGAAAATCAGCAAAAGGGCTACAACCATCATAGTGGCTCACCGACTTTCGACAATCCGAGAGGCCGATATGATAGCGGTGATGAGCAACGGCGCCATCACAGAATATGGGAGCCATGATGCACTTATGGCCTCTCACCTTAACGGTGTGTACGCTAGCTTGGTGCGTGCAGAAACTGAAGCCAATGCGTTTTGA